The sequence CCCGAGGGTAAGGACTCGGCGCGTGAAGCCGTGCGCGACTGGCTTGCCCAGGGCGGTCGTGCATGGGTACGCCTGAACGCTACCGAAACGCCCTGGTTCGAAGACGATTGCAGCCTGTTCGACGCACCGGGTCTGCTGGGTGTCTCGCTGCCGAAGGCGGAAACCGCCGGGCAGCTGCGCCAGTTGGCCGAACGTCTGCGCGACCCGTTGCGCATACTGCCTATCGTCGAGACCGCACGCGGTATCTGGCATGCGGGCGAGCTGGCGGGCGCGCCGAAGGTGGAGCGGCTGGCGTTCGGCTCGGTGGATTTCCAACTCGATACCGGCATCGTAGGGGATGGCCGCGAACTGCTGTACGCCCGTTCACGGCTGGTCCTCGCCTCGGCGATGGCCCGTATCGGCGCGCCAGTGGACGGCGTGACGGTACAGCTCGACGATGTCGCGCGGCTTGAAACCGATGTGCTCGACGCGCGGCGCATGGGGTTTGGTGGCAAGCTTTGCGTGCATCCGCGGCAGGTCCAGCCGATCAACCAGGGGTTCCTGCCGACGTCGGAGGAGGTGGCTTGGGCGCATGAGGTCATGGCAGTTGTCGAGGCGCACGAGGGCGTCGGCGCCATCAGCCT is a genomic window of Stutzerimonas stutzeri containing:
- a CDS encoding HpcH/HpaI aldolase/citrate lyase family protein, with amino-acid sequence MLARSYLFVPGDRPERFEKACASGADAVILDLEDAVAPEGKDSAREAVRDWLAQGGRAWVRLNATETPWFEDDCSLFDAPGLLGVSLPKAETAGQLRQLAERLRDPLRILPIVETARGIWHAGELAGAPKVERLAFGSVDFQLDTGIVGDGRELLYARSRLVLASAMARIGAPVDGVTVQLDDVARLETDVLDARRMGFGGKLCVHPRQVQPINQGFLPTSEEVAWAHEVMAVVEAHEGVGAISLHGKLIDLPVITRARRILDSAATA